A single window of Granulicella sibirica DNA harbors:
- a CDS encoding GGDEF domain-containing protein encodes MFPGPSHSSRRTWLPGILTALLFGVIYAIVDLALNRLAFASGWTILWPLNGVSIAILLMRPRSDWPAILIGIGAGAGIGECMDGNSIRMELLLRPISLSEVTISALLLPHFSTLGDWLRKPHIFKRFLGALVLGPSISGVLAAIVFHVSAHQGYLSAFDDWAPSDALGIAVTMPLALSLRTPEMRDLFRPVQLLKTVSVLALAFLVAGLVFGVSRYPLLFLLYPALFLVESLLAFSGSAVAVLGVALIAVYLTDGGRGPFGVWPKDLPVSRDVAIQIYLGFQLLALFPASILLLERRRMAAELRDTNEQLMMLASLDGLTGIPNRRSLDERFAQEWGRAVRLQTPLGLVMIDIDHFKQFNDLYGHHAGDECLRAVASVLYGEVRRTHDHVARFGGEEFALLLPHTDVDGAFHMAEILRQAIVSLAIDHRGCANGVVTVSIGCAAMTPKLGDNRLSLLQVADAALYDAKRSGRNRVHIGETARQIVR; translated from the coding sequence TTGTTTCCGGGTCCCTCTCACTCTTCGCGGCGCACATGGCTACCAGGCATCCTGACAGCTCTGCTCTTCGGTGTGATCTATGCCATCGTCGACCTTGCGCTGAACCGGCTCGCGTTTGCCAGCGGTTGGACGATCCTTTGGCCCCTGAATGGCGTCTCAATCGCTATTCTCCTGATGCGCCCCCGCTCAGATTGGCCCGCCATCCTGATCGGGATTGGGGCTGGGGCTGGTATCGGGGAGTGCATGGATGGCAACTCCATCAGGATGGAGCTATTGCTTCGACCGATCTCGCTCTCCGAGGTGACGATCAGCGCCTTGCTGCTACCGCACTTCTCGACCCTCGGAGACTGGCTTCGAAAGCCACATATCTTCAAACGGTTCCTTGGCGCGCTCGTGCTTGGGCCATCGATTTCCGGCGTTTTGGCCGCGATCGTCTTCCACGTCTCCGCTCACCAGGGGTACCTTTCCGCCTTCGACGACTGGGCGCCTTCGGACGCGCTCGGGATCGCCGTTACCATGCCGCTGGCGCTGTCGCTGCGCACGCCGGAGATGCGCGACCTTTTCCGGCCCGTTCAGCTTCTCAAGACGGTCAGCGTGCTGGCGCTCGCTTTTCTCGTCGCGGGCCTGGTGTTTGGCGTAAGCCGCTATCCTTTGCTCTTTTTGCTGTACCCGGCACTGTTCCTGGTGGAGTCCCTGCTTGCTTTCTCAGGTTCTGCTGTTGCGGTGCTTGGCGTGGCGTTGATCGCGGTCTACCTGACCGACGGCGGCCGGGGGCCGTTCGGGGTCTGGCCGAAGGATCTCCCCGTCTCGCGCGATGTAGCGATCCAGATCTATCTCGGCTTTCAACTGCTTGCGCTCTTCCCTGCCTCTATCCTGCTGCTGGAGCGCAGGCGCATGGCCGCAGAACTCCGCGACACCAACGAACAGCTCATGATGCTTGCCTCGCTGGATGGACTCACCGGTATCCCGAACCGCCGGTCGCTCGATGAGCGGTTCGCTCAGGAATGGGGCCGCGCGGTGAGATTGCAGACGCCGCTTGGGCTCGTCATGATTGATATCGATCACTTCAAGCAGTTCAACGATCTCTATGGCCACCATGCCGGGGATGAGTGCCTGCGGGCCGTCGCAAGCGTCCTCTACGGGGAGGTACGCCGGACGCACGATCACGTCGCGCGCTTCGGTGGCGAGGAGTTTGCCCTCCTGCTGCCGCATACGGATGTCGACGGAGCTTTCCACATGGCGGAGATCCTGCGACAGGCCATCGTGAGTCTGGCGATCGATCACCGGGGATGCGCAAACGGAGTTGTTACGGTCTCGATCGGATGCGCCGCGATGACGCCGAAGCTCGGAGACAACCGGCTTTCGCTTCTCCAGGTGGCCGACGCAGCGCTTTACGATGCGAAGCGGAGCGGGAGAAATCGAGTCCATATCGGCGAAACCGCGAGGCAGATCGTCCGTTAG
- a CDS encoding class I SAM-dependent methyltransferase, producing MISLCPSSRSSLFAAVLFVALGVLPTQAASPAPPQDQRPTSTPYSGDLSIFEYPDRDRKLQIDRVMDLLGITPGKNVADLGAGSGWFSVRAARRVGPQGVVFAEDINADAVRYIGQRAKKESLSNVKTILGTPDDPSLPPTSIDALLMLKVYHEIAHPIPVMKKLHAALRPGARIGIIDRNGNGTDHGLPRDVVLKEMAEAGYKLTGTYDFTKADGQDYFLIFTPR from the coding sequence ATGATTTCCCTCTGCCCGTCTTCGCGCTCCAGCCTCTTCGCCGCTGTGCTGTTCGTTGCGCTCGGAGTGCTGCCAACTCAGGCAGCATCGCCCGCTCCCCCGCAGGACCAACGCCCGACGAGCACGCCCTACTCCGGCGACCTGTCGATCTTCGAGTACCCGGACCGCGACAGAAAGCTGCAGATCGACCGCGTGATGGACCTGCTCGGCATTACCCCGGGAAAGAACGTCGCTGATCTTGGCGCTGGGTCCGGCTGGTTTTCCGTACGTGCGGCCCGCCGCGTCGGCCCTCAGGGAGTTGTCTTTGCCGAGGACATCAACGCCGACGCCGTACGCTATATCGGCCAGCGCGCGAAAAAAGAGAGCCTGTCGAACGTGAAAACGATCCTCGGTACGCCCGATGATCCCTCCCTGCCGCCCACAAGCATTGACGCGCTCCTGATGCTGAAGGTCTACCACGAGATCGCCCACCCGATCCCGGTGATGAAGAAGTTGCACGCCGCGCTGCGCCCCGGAGCTCGGATCGGTATCATCGACCGAAATGGCAACGGTACCGACCACGGGCTGCCGCGCGACGTCGTTCTGAAAGAGATGGCGGAAGCAGGCTACAAACTAACCGGCACCTACGACTTCACCAAGGCCGACGGCCAGGACTACTTCCTGATCTTTACACCACGTTAG
- a CDS encoding thioredoxin domain-containing protein — protein sequence MPVIRACSHCGQKNRITGKHLADTGRCGACKSALSPVGEPLAADQALFDEIVKDSPVPVLVDFWADWCGPCRSAAPEVSRTAADMAGKAVVLKVDTEAHPELAARFQVRGIPNFVVLNKGRTVMQQAGLVGHQQMEQWLRTAAAANVV from the coding sequence ATGCCAGTCATTCGGGCTTGTAGTCATTGTGGACAAAAGAATCGCATCACCGGCAAGCACCTTGCCGACACTGGCCGTTGCGGAGCGTGTAAGTCTGCGTTGTCGCCGGTTGGCGAGCCGCTCGCAGCCGATCAGGCCCTGTTCGACGAGATCGTGAAAGACTCGCCGGTACCGGTGCTGGTGGATTTCTGGGCGGATTGGTGTGGGCCTTGCCGGTCGGCAGCCCCCGAAGTCTCACGCACTGCTGCAGATATGGCGGGCAAGGCCGTTGTTCTAAAGGTCGATACCGAGGCACATCCGGAACTTGCCGCCCGCTTCCAAGTTCGAGGCATTCCGAACTTCGTCGTGCTGAACAAGGGACGGACGGTGATGCAGCAGGCGGGTCTCGTCGGACACCAGCAGATGGAGCAGTGGCTGAGAACCGCGGCCGCAGCTAACGTGGTGTAA
- a CDS encoding reverse transcriptase-like protein, whose protein sequence is MPSRTPSSSLFGDPAPPSRVATQGTWINAHCDGGARGNPGPAGYGALIQDDSGMVVAELSEFLGLKTNNFAEYSGLLGCLAYALEHGHARLRVVSDSELMVKQIQGKYQVKSPDLKPLYEEAKRRIAKLDGFEISHALRHKNKDADRLANEAMDRGMKRPHAAGQPAPAPLKATPYPSKAETPVEPRSFARPAASAPVPVSKADTMLRGFTRDGVVHVLGGTPLPDGIFVKIIRE, encoded by the coding sequence ATGCCGTCCCGTACCCCCTCGTCCAGCCTCTTCGGCGACCCCGCCCCGCCTTCCCGCGTTGCAACACAAGGAACCTGGATCAACGCTCATTGCGATGGCGGAGCCCGCGGCAACCCCGGCCCGGCGGGCTACGGAGCGCTCATCCAGGATGACTCCGGCATGGTTGTCGCCGAACTCTCCGAGTTTCTTGGATTGAAAACAAACAACTTTGCAGAGTATTCCGGGCTGCTCGGCTGCCTGGCGTACGCCCTCGAGCACGGCCACGCCCGCCTTCGCGTCGTCTCCGATTCGGAGTTGATGGTGAAGCAGATCCAGGGTAAGTATCAGGTCAAGAGTCCGGACCTGAAGCCTCTGTACGAAGAAGCGAAGCGCCGCATCGCCAAGCTCGATGGCTTCGAAATCTCGCACGCCTTGCGGCACAAGAACAAGGACGCCGACCGCCTTGCCAACGAGGCCATGGATCGTGGCATGAAGCGTCCACACGCCGCGGGCCAGCCCGCGCCCGCTCCCCTGAAGGCGACGCCGTATCCTTCAAAGGCTGAGACGCCGGTCGAGCCACGCAGCTTCGCCCGCCCGGCAGCATCTGCTCCAGTCCCCGTCAGCAAGGCCGACACGATGCTCCGTGGCTTCACCCGCGACGGTGTCGTCCACGTCCTCGGCGGCACCCCCCTGCCGGATGGCATCTTCGTGAAAATCATCCGCGAGTGA
- a CDS encoding HEAT repeat domain-containing protein yields the protein MAQQSMVLASYGELPDDQAIVLERHLQDCATCRQELAEVQGMFSTLETRPVVELNPNFLAQSRMRLDEALDQIPSHSFFARLRTNFFRWVGNVQSAPALATLLLGFGFLAGNYVHRYQDEHTPKPQPPIVLTNATEGAIANVSGIVRTANPDVVQVLYNRVVPESMEGSLNDPQIRELLLMGTRAAAANGVRTDSVSYLANECRSAHGCKGDSDGKDVRSALMVSLRYDKNSGVRMKALDGLEPYVEQDRHVRDAVLDALLHDTNPQVRTEAIGLLQPVQADSSVRQVLRTVSTSDDNPYIRTASFQALQGMDALQ from the coding sequence ATGGCGCAACAGAGTATGGTCCTCGCGTCGTATGGCGAGTTGCCGGATGACCAGGCAATCGTGTTGGAGCGACACCTCCAGGATTGTGCGACCTGCCGGCAGGAGCTTGCCGAGGTGCAGGGGATGTTCTCGACCCTTGAGACGCGCCCCGTAGTCGAGTTGAACCCGAATTTTCTGGCACAGTCGCGCATGCGTCTCGACGAGGCGCTCGACCAGATTCCGTCCCACAGCTTTTTTGCGCGGCTCCGTACGAACTTCTTTCGCTGGGTGGGAAATGTCCAAAGCGCACCCGCTCTGGCGACGCTTCTACTTGGTTTCGGGTTTCTGGCCGGAAACTACGTTCACCGTTATCAGGACGAGCACACCCCTAAACCTCAGCCACCCATTGTGTTGACGAACGCTACCGAGGGTGCGATTGCTAACGTCAGCGGTATTGTGCGGACCGCGAATCCGGACGTGGTGCAGGTGCTCTATAACCGTGTCGTCCCGGAGTCGATGGAAGGTTCCCTCAACGATCCGCAGATTCGTGAGCTTTTACTGATGGGCACGCGCGCCGCTGCTGCGAACGGGGTTCGGACGGATTCGGTGTCGTACCTGGCGAATGAGTGCCGTTCTGCGCATGGCTGCAAGGGCGACTCCGACGGCAAGGATGTCCGCAGCGCTCTGATGGTTTCCCTGCGCTACGACAAGAATTCCGGCGTGAGGATGAAGGCGCTCGACGGTCTTGAGCCTTACGTCGAACAGGATCGCCATGTGCGCGACGCGGTCCTCGATGCGCTTCTGCATGACACCAACCCCCAGGTGCGGACGGAGGCAATCGGGCTTTTGCAGCCCGTACAGGCCGACTCCAGCGTACGGCAGGTGCTACGAACGGTCTCGACCAGCGATGACAACCCATACATCCGGACGGCGTCGTTCCAGGCCCTGCAGGGCATGGACGCTCTTCAATAG
- a CDS encoding PDZ domain-containing protein: MKDARTLRFRAGWHEGSFAQTAVAAVVLAGLSHGSVAFAQHLRLPDHLGLPVLHGAAFQPTAAAGRSNQGYLGVDIRDVNEASLASARARTAKDSKDPRGAEIVRVDHDGPAGKAGLHEHDIVLQVNGQAIDTGEQLRRLLHDAPPGRSLTLTINRDGQSQTIAAQMGNREDVEREAWEEHVKISDPEPLPPAPETIERRGTGFFSSPGRVSRNLFGGIGLSPGYTGVLLERMAPQLAEYFGAQGKTGLLVRSVDPNSPAAVAGLHAGDVVMRVNGNNIASSSDWFKTIRENKGRPVNVIVLRDRQEQTLTMVPNAKHHSSLIPDMWPHLGGSRATFQPASQVEQACVALGTLSMM; this comes from the coding sequence ATGAAGGACGCAAGGACGTTGAGGTTTCGGGCAGGCTGGCATGAGGGTTCGTTTGCACAGACGGCTGTTGCAGCCGTCGTGCTCGCGGGGCTGAGCCATGGAAGCGTTGCCTTCGCGCAGCATCTTCGCCTTCCCGACCACTTAGGCCTTCCGGTGCTGCATGGCGCGGCATTCCAGCCGACCGCAGCCGCCGGACGAAGCAACCAGGGATACCTCGGGGTCGATATTCGCGACGTGAACGAAGCTTCTTTGGCCTCCGCACGAGCGAGGACCGCCAAGGATTCGAAGGACCCGCGTGGTGCCGAGATCGTGCGCGTCGATCACGATGGTCCCGCCGGCAAGGCCGGTCTTCACGAGCACGATATAGTCTTGCAGGTGAATGGACAGGCAATCGACACCGGGGAGCAATTGCGCCGGTTGCTCCACGATGCGCCCCCGGGCCGCTCGCTGACTCTGACGATCAACCGCGATGGACAGTCGCAAACGATCGCTGCGCAGATGGGTAACCGCGAGGACGTGGAGCGCGAGGCGTGGGAGGAGCACGTGAAGATCTCCGATCCTGAGCCGTTGCCTCCTGCTCCGGAGACGATTGAGCGCAGGGGGACCGGATTCTTCTCGTCACCCGGACGGGTGAGCCGGAATCTTTTCGGCGGAATCGGTCTGAGTCCCGGCTATACCGGCGTGCTACTCGAGAGGATGGCGCCCCAGTTGGCGGAGTACTTTGGCGCACAGGGAAAGACCGGCCTCCTGGTTCGCAGTGTCGACCCGAACAGCCCGGCAGCCGTCGCCGGTTTGCACGCTGGCGACGTCGTCATGCGAGTCAACGGAAACAACATTGCGAGCAGCAGCGACTGGTTCAAGACGATTCGGGAAAATAAGGGTAGGCCTGTGAACGTCATTGTGCTGCGTGACCGACAGGAGCAGACCCTGACAATGGTCCCGAACGCGAAACACCACTCCAGCCTGATTCCGGATATGTGGCCGCACCTCGGAGGCTCGCGTGCGACCTTCCAGCCGGCGTCGCAGGTGGAGCAGGCTTGTGTGGCTTTGGGAACCCTCTCGATGATGTAA
- a CDS encoding MFS transporter: MADGEKRGKLAAGSAFGSKDFVLYQAARLLVILGAEAQSVAVAWHVYQITHSALALGYTGLALFVPGLFFVLPAGHIADRYDRRMVILACYTLQAICSSVLLWLGLHPGQHIWPIYLVLFGIGTGRAFSGPAASALLPSLVPKEHFVNAVTWGATIFQTANIAGPALGGILFTLRFSGAIGRWNGPPIVYGFTVLMLCGFLILIGMIHPKMVVNEKKAFSLDTMLAGLEYVWSTKLLLGSISLDLFAVLLGGAVALLPIFSEDILHAGPRGLGLLRAMPSMGALAVSLILTIWPIQRRAGIRMLTCVAIFGFATVVFGLSRNLWVSLVALVAIGASDMVSVVIRSSVLQLATPPEMRGRVSAVNWLFVGASNEFGEFESGVTAHWFGAVRAVVFGGIGSLLVTAGASVLFPRLRNADQLTAESLMESNWEQSIAEPAD, from the coding sequence ATGGCGGACGGTGAAAAACGGGGCAAACTGGCTGCAGGCAGTGCGTTTGGCTCCAAGGACTTCGTTCTTTACCAGGCGGCCCGCCTCCTTGTGATCCTTGGCGCGGAAGCGCAGTCGGTCGCCGTTGCCTGGCACGTCTACCAGATCACCCACTCCGCACTTGCCCTTGGATACACGGGGCTCGCGTTGTTCGTCCCGGGACTCTTTTTCGTTCTTCCTGCTGGACACATCGCGGATCGCTACGACCGCCGGATGGTCATCCTCGCCTGCTACACCCTGCAGGCCATCTGCTCGAGCGTCCTTCTATGGCTTGGTCTCCATCCTGGACAGCACATCTGGCCGATCTACCTTGTGCTTTTTGGGATCGGTACCGGACGCGCCTTCAGCGGTCCCGCCGCGAGCGCACTTCTGCCAAGCCTCGTGCCCAAAGAGCATTTCGTCAATGCCGTCACGTGGGGCGCGACCATCTTCCAGACCGCTAACATCGCCGGTCCTGCACTTGGCGGCATCCTCTTCACCCTGCGCTTCTCCGGCGCGATCGGGCGCTGGAACGGGCCGCCCATTGTGTACGGGTTCACCGTGCTCATGCTCTGCGGCTTCCTCATTCTGATTGGCATGATCCATCCGAAGATGGTGGTGAATGAGAAGAAAGCGTTCTCGCTCGACACGATGCTCGCTGGCCTCGAATATGTCTGGAGCACGAAACTTCTGCTCGGTTCGATCTCGCTCGATCTCTTCGCCGTTCTGCTTGGTGGCGCAGTAGCGCTTCTGCCGATCTTCTCCGAAGACATCCTTCACGCCGGTCCACGCGGGCTTGGACTGCTGCGCGCCATGCCGTCTATGGGAGCGCTCGCCGTGAGCCTTATCCTCACCATCTGGCCGATCCAGCGCCGTGCGGGAATCCGCATGCTCACCTGCGTCGCCATCTTCGGCTTTGCGACGGTGGTTTTCGGCCTCTCGCGGAACCTGTGGGTCTCTCTTGTCGCGCTCGTTGCCATAGGCGCAAGCGACATGGTCTCCGTCGTCATCCGGTCTAGCGTCCTACAACTCGCCACCCCGCCCGAGATGCGGGGCCGCGTCAGCGCGGTGAACTGGCTCTTCGTGGGTGCATCGAACGAGTTTGGCGAGTTCGAAAGCGGTGTGACCGCGCACTGGTTTGGAGCTGTCCGCGCTGTCGTCTTCGGTGGTATCGGCTCACTCCTCGTGACAGCCGGGGCCTCTGTCCTCTTTCCCCGGCTTCGCAACGCAGACCAGTTGACCGCCGAGTCGCTGATGGAATCGAACTGGGAACAGAGCATCGCCGAGCCAGCCGATTAG
- a CDS encoding TolC family protein, protein MDAKRRSGLSCRTAVLTPLKGFGVLSAALSVALSAGAQNVTPAPLVSANIAYPSPSADALPQAPSAVAASNGALQTSGGTIVPRATAGPLSLSLEDAIAFAMKSNYQLQQLRIQDRAVRGEILTVENALLPTVTATAQTNTQELNLAAMGFKPSALAAFGFTPGEIPVIVKVNTTSAQLNVDQALFDLPSYFLYRAAQKAADATRLGVGDGRDKVVLSVGNAYLRIIADASQITDARALLDADNAVLRQATLSHDAGIAPNIDVLRAHVQQQTQQQAVIQAENTWEKDKIALNRIMGLPADQELTLTDTIPYADLAAMSHEDALKLALANRKDLQMLDVEAQATERERKAARYEYLPTLAFNGYYGVLGETTGLYHGVFTAQGTMKIPIFKEAQFRGEREVADAQLSSLRQQTESTKITIDQQIRSSMLDVASTAELVKYAKSNVELAAQELDDTVQRYKAGVDDSLPVVQAQATLADAQARLINSTFQNNQAKLGLARNIGVVEAQYKTYLGH, encoded by the coding sequence TTGGACGCCAAACGGCGCTCCGGATTGAGCTGCAGGACGGCTGTCCTTACCCCTCTCAAGGGCTTTGGCGTGCTTTCGGCCGCCCTTTCCGTCGCGCTCTCCGCCGGCGCTCAGAATGTGACTCCAGCCCCTTTGGTAAGCGCGAACATCGCCTATCCATCGCCGTCGGCTGATGCGCTTCCTCAGGCTCCGAGCGCCGTTGCCGCCTCGAACGGAGCGCTTCAGACGTCGGGTGGAACAATCGTTCCCAGGGCGACAGCCGGTCCGCTCTCGCTCTCTCTCGAAGATGCGATCGCTTTCGCGATGAAGAGCAACTACCAGCTTCAGCAACTCCGCATCCAGGATCGCGCCGTTCGTGGCGAGATCCTCACGGTCGAAAACGCGCTCCTCCCCACGGTAACCGCGACCGCTCAAACGAATACCCAGGAACTCAACCTCGCCGCCATGGGCTTCAAGCCCTCGGCTCTCGCGGCATTCGGATTCACCCCCGGAGAGATCCCGGTCATCGTCAAGGTCAACACGACGTCGGCGCAGCTTAACGTCGACCAGGCTCTCTTTGATCTACCGTCCTACTTCCTGTATCGCGCCGCCCAGAAGGCGGCGGATGCCACTCGGCTTGGAGTCGGAGATGGGCGCGACAAAGTCGTTCTCTCGGTCGGAAACGCTTATCTCCGGATCATCGCCGACGCCTCCCAGATCACGGACGCCCGGGCTCTCCTCGATGCTGACAACGCCGTCCTGCGGCAGGCGACACTCTCGCACGACGCTGGCATCGCCCCCAATATCGATGTGCTTCGCGCTCATGTGCAGCAGCAGACACAGCAGCAGGCGGTCATCCAGGCGGAAAATACCTGGGAGAAGGACAAGATTGCCCTTAACCGCATTATGGGTCTGCCGGCTGACCAGGAACTGACTCTTACGGACACCATTCCCTATGCCGACCTCGCGGCCATGTCGCATGAAGACGCCCTGAAGCTCGCCCTTGCCAACCGCAAGGATCTTCAAATGCTCGATGTCGAAGCGCAGGCCACCGAGCGCGAGCGCAAGGCGGCACGCTACGAATATCTGCCCACGCTGGCGTTCAACGGCTACTACGGCGTTCTCGGCGAGACGACTGGCCTTTATCACGGCGTCTTCACTGCCCAGGGAACGATGAAGATCCCCATCTTCAAAGAAGCGCAGTTCCGCGGAGAGCGCGAGGTCGCCGACGCGCAGCTCTCGAGCCTGCGGCAGCAGACGGAGTCGACGAAGATCACCATCGATCAGCAGATTCGTTCCAGCATGCTCGACGTCGCGTCGACCGCGGAGCTCGTGAAATACGCGAAGAGTAATGTCGAACTCGCCGCGCAGGAGTTGGATGACACTGTACAGCGGTATAAGGCGGGGGTCGACGATAGCTTGCCCGTAGTCCAGGCGCAGGCGACACTAGCCGACGCTCAGGCCCGCCTCATCAACAGCACATTCCAGAACAACCAGGCGAAGCTCGGGCTGGCGCGAAACATCGGTGTCGTCGAGGCGCAGTACAAGACCTATCTCGGTCACTGA
- a CDS encoding sigma-70 family RNA polymerase sigma factor: MAKPLAQPGVRGGKLTQAQLDARAQQRSEDDDLIREAQAGQRMAFDALVRRYDQSVLRLALHMLGNEQDAQDVHQEAFIKAYRHLGNFRFECSFYTWLYRIVTNLCLDQLRRRKSRREDPATVLDASGDEMDLLSNVSDDRAMANPARELERKQMGVSINDALDKLTPRERTVFELKHYQGLKLRTIGEMLNTTEETAKNTLFRATRKLRANLATLRA; encoded by the coding sequence ATGGCAAAGCCCCTCGCCCAGCCCGGAGTACGCGGTGGAAAGCTCACCCAGGCGCAGCTTGACGCGCGCGCCCAGCAGCGCTCCGAGGATGACGACCTGATCCGCGAGGCGCAGGCCGGCCAGAGAATGGCCTTTGACGCGCTCGTTCGGCGATATGACCAGTCCGTGCTGCGGCTCGCGTTGCATATGCTTGGCAACGAGCAGGACGCGCAGGATGTCCACCAGGAAGCCTTCATCAAGGCCTACCGGCACTTGGGGAACTTCCGCTTTGAGTGCTCGTTTTATACCTGGCTCTACCGCATCGTGACGAACCTCTGCCTCGACCAGCTTCGCCGCCGCAAGAGCCGTCGCGAAGATCCGGCGACCGTTCTCGACGCGAGCGGTGACGAGATGGATCTGCTCTCCAATGTGTCCGACGACCGCGCGATGGCGAATCCGGCCCGCGAACTCGAACGCAAGCAGATGGGCGTCAGCATCAACGACGCGCTCGACAAACTCACCCCGCGGGAGCGGACGGTGTTTGAACTGAAGCACTACCAGGGATTGAAGCTCCGGACGATCGGAGAGATGTTGAACACCACGGAAGAGACGGCGAAGAACACCCTCTTCCGCGCGACGCGGAAGCTGCGCGCAAATCTCGCGACCCTCCGCGCCTGA
- a CDS encoding DsbA family protein: protein MRQNTMNRRLFAAALATTVVLSLSGPAARGQASAPPNTANSFKDTSMLKPPAGSRVAIIEFEDLECPACAHAFPMVHDAVDHYKIPYIRHDFPLKMHVWSFDAAVTARYLQDKVNPGIAEEYRRAVFASQTAIGSKDDLRNFTQRFFQAHGAAMPFVVDPQGTLTKEVQADYALGEHIGLSQTPTIWVVTPQQWIQVTDPTMLYQTIDTALAQTAGPAKVARTSASLKHK, encoded by the coding sequence ATGCGTCAGAACACTATGAACCGTCGCCTCTTCGCCGCCGCTCTCGCCACCACAGTTGTCCTTTCCCTGTCCGGTCCCGCGGCGCGAGGTCAGGCCTCCGCTCCGCCGAACACCGCCAACAGCTTCAAGGACACCTCGATGCTGAAGCCGCCGGCCGGCTCACGGGTGGCGATCATCGAGTTTGAAGACCTCGAGTGCCCGGCCTGCGCACACGCGTTTCCGATGGTGCATGACGCGGTCGATCATTACAAGATACCCTATATTCGTCACGACTTCCCCTTGAAGATGCACGTCTGGAGCTTCGACGCGGCGGTGACAGCGCGGTATCTGCAGGACAAGGTCAACCCCGGCATCGCCGAGGAGTATCGTCGCGCAGTGTTCGCCTCGCAGACGGCGATCGGCAGCAAGGATGACCTGCGGAACTTCACGCAGCGCTTTTTCCAGGCGCACGGCGCGGCAATGCCGTTCGTGGTCGACCCCCAGGGGACGCTGACCAAGGAAGTGCAGGCGGACTATGCGCTCGGCGAGCACATCGGCCTTTCACAGACGCCAACGATCTGGGTGGTGACGCCGCAGCAATGGATTCAGGTGACTGATCCAACCATGCTCTACCAGACGATCGATACCGCGCTTGCCCAGACCGCCGGGCCAGCGAAGGTGGCAAGGACTTCGGCTTCCTTGAAGCACAAGTAG
- a CDS encoding radical SAM protein, with the protein MTSSTTTPQPKIVARTKPPVPKSSAGKRRWKAVTRKLRELGSIASAVAATDHPYMAHIVPMRRCNLACTYCNEFDDFSDPVPIDEMYRRIDHLGRLGTSVITISGGEPLLHPDLDKVIARIRSTGAIAGMITNGYLLMPERIERLNAAGLDHMQISIDNVMPDEVSKKSLKVLDKKLQMLAEHADFHVNINSVVGGGIANPEDAYTVSQRALALGFSSTIGIIHDGSGQLKPLGEAERNVWDRVRNLTRRSYSRFNHFQEAIANGQPNDWRCRAGSRYLYICENGLVHYCSQQRGYPGTPIADYKTADVKREFLTEKSCAPNCTISCVHQVSYIDHWRAPQHTSITPGSGQGTHQPSPELVQIR; encoded by the coding sequence ATGACGTCTTCCACTACCACGCCGCAGCCGAAAATCGTTGCCAGAACCAAGCCGCCCGTCCCAAAGTCCTCCGCGGGCAAGCGCCGCTGGAAGGCGGTGACGCGCAAACTGCGTGAACTCGGTTCGATCGCCTCGGCCGTCGCCGCGACCGATCATCCCTACATGGCGCACATCGTGCCCATGCGCCGCTGCAACCTCGCGTGTACCTACTGCAATGAGTTCGACGACTTCTCCGATCCTGTCCCGATCGACGAGATGTACCGTCGCATCGACCACCTTGGACGTCTCGGAACCTCGGTGATCACGATCTCGGGCGGCGAGCCCCTCCTGCATCCTGATCTGGACAAGGTCATTGCGCGCATTCGTTCGACCGGCGCGATCGCCGGCATGATCACGAACGGCTACCTTCTGATGCCGGAGCGTATCGAGCGCCTCAACGCCGCCGGTCTTGATCACATGCAGATTTCGATCGACAACGTCATGCCCGACGAGGTCTCGAAGAAGAGCCTTAAAGTGCTGGACAAGAAGCTCCAGATGCTCGCCGAGCACGCCGATTTTCACGTCAACATCAACTCGGTTGTCGGCGGGGGCATTGCCAACCCCGAGGATGCCTACACGGTCTCGCAGCGCGCTCTTGCCCTTGGGTTCAGCTCGACCATCGGTATCATTCACGACGGCAGCGGGCAGTTGAAGCCGCTCGGCGAAGCAGAACGAAACGTCTGGGACCGCGTCCGCAACCTGACGCGCCGGAGCTACTCCCGTTTCAACCACTTTCAGGAAGCCATCGCCAACGGCCAGCCGAATGACTGGCGCTGCCGTGCGGGCAGCCGGTACCTGTACATCTGCGAGAACGGTCTGGTGCATTACTGCTCGCAGCAGCGTGGCTACCCCGGTACTCCAATCGCGGACTACAAGACGGCTGATGTGAAGCGCGAATTCCTCACCGAGAAGTCTTGCGCTCCGAACTGCACCATCAGCTGCGTGCATCAAGTAAGTTACATCGACCACTGGCGTGCGCCGCAGCACACCAGCATTACGCCCGGCTCGGGGCAAGGTACCCACCAGCCAAGCCCGGAACTCGTGCAGATTCGCTAA